Proteins encoded in a region of the Psychromicrobium lacuslunae genome:
- the truB gene encoding tRNA pseudouridine(55) synthase TruB produces the protein MLSGLVIVDKPQGWTSHDVVAKMRRLAGTRKVGHAGTLDPMATGVLVLGINRATRLLTYIVGTSKTYTTTIRLGQSTITDDAEGELTTTNSTSEVTEEQLFAGVAELTGEIQQVPSSVSAIKVNGERSYARVRAGEEVKLAARPVTIERFEVHSWQRREISGAQIIELDATVECSSGTYIRALARDLGEKLGVGGHLTELRRTAVGPYRIDQAQTLEEAAGQLQVLDISVAARALMPVRELSEEETTELSFGRRIAATGQAHSAEQPVAAFGPDGTLVALLEDPGAAGKHAKAILVFAAAGEQQPSAAEAKEKK, from the coding sequence GTGCTTTCAGGACTCGTGATCGTGGACAAACCCCAAGGCTGGACCAGCCACGACGTGGTGGCCAAAATGCGCCGCCTGGCCGGTACCCGCAAAGTTGGCCACGCCGGCACCCTGGACCCGATGGCAACCGGGGTTTTGGTGCTCGGCATTAACCGGGCCACCAGACTACTCACCTACATTGTCGGCACCTCAAAAACCTACACCACCACAATTCGCTTGGGGCAGTCGACAATCACCGACGATGCTGAGGGTGAACTGACCACCACAAACAGCACTTCCGAGGTGACCGAGGAACAACTGTTCGCCGGGGTCGCCGAGCTAACCGGAGAAATTCAGCAAGTGCCGAGCAGCGTGAGTGCGATCAAGGTGAATGGCGAACGTTCTTATGCCAGGGTCCGAGCGGGGGAAGAGGTTAAGCTCGCTGCTCGCCCCGTGACCATTGAACGTTTCGAAGTGCACTCCTGGCAACGACGGGAGATCTCCGGAGCGCAGATCATTGAACTGGATGCCACAGTCGAATGTTCTTCAGGCACCTACATCCGGGCGCTCGCCCGGGACCTAGGAGAAAAACTCGGCGTTGGCGGGCATTTGACCGAACTACGTCGCACCGCGGTTGGACCCTACCGGATTGATCAAGCCCAGACCTTGGAGGAGGCAGCGGGGCAGCTTCAGGTGCTTGACATTTCGGTTGCTGCCAGAGCTCTAATGCCAGTGCGTGAGCTCAGCGAGGAGGAGACCACTGAGCTTTCTTTTGGCCGTAGGATTGCCGCTACCGGTCAGGCGCATAGCGCCGAGCAACCGGTGGCCGCCTTCGGCCCGGACGGCACTCTGGTGGCCCTTTTGGAAGACCCCGGGGCTGCTGGCAAGCACGCTAAAGCGATTTTGGTTTTTGCTGCCGCCGGAGAGCAACAGCCCAGTGCCGCCGAGGCGAAGGAGAAAAAGTGA
- a CDS encoding YlxR family protein has product MGVAEGFVVSNTPTRTCVGCRRRDAQPMLLRVVKNGPTVLALDLERRIAGRGAWLHPDLDCLALALKRGGFARAFKAQVNAKEVEGQLRTVIVQNELIQAESGSEN; this is encoded by the coding sequence ATGGGTGTAGCAGAAGGTTTTGTAGTGTCCAATACACCAACGCGTACGTGCGTGGGATGCCGTCGGCGAGATGCTCAGCCAATGTTGCTACGCGTAGTCAAGAACGGTCCCACTGTGCTGGCGCTGGATCTTGAACGTCGGATAGCTGGTCGGGGTGCTTGGTTGCATCCAGATCTGGATTGTCTGGCGCTGGCGCTTAAACGAGGTGGCTTTGCCAGAGCTTTCAAAGCTCAGGTGAATGCCAAGGAAGTAGAGGGGCAGTTGCGCACAGTGATAGTACAAAACGAACTTATCCAAGCTGAAAGCGGGTCAGAAAACTGA
- a CDS encoding bifunctional riboflavin kinase/FAD synthetase, whose protein sequence is MQYFNGLAEVPVDFGPSVVTLGNFDGVHRGHQEVLRQLVAAAGERQAQAVAITFDPPPAQVHRPDSAPAQIMSLSDRLDMMAESGIDAVLVLAYNLDFAAQSPEEFVLNTFVRTLHAAEVVIGHDVRFGRDNSGDLATMQELGEKHGFRVRVIEEFGADRRCSSTWVREALQVGDVATAATVLGRPHQMRGEVVHGAARGRELGFPTANLAADASGFIPADGVYAGWLIDQSEVRWPAAISVGSNPTFEGVSRQVEAHVLDRPAEAVEDFNLYGQFVTVEFVERLRGMVAYTGPEALIDQMCRDVEQARQLLGQEPTATQS, encoded by the coding sequence GTGCAATATTTCAACGGCTTGGCCGAGGTCCCGGTGGACTTCGGCCCTTCAGTGGTGACGCTCGGCAATTTCGACGGCGTACATCGGGGGCATCAGGAAGTTCTTCGCCAGTTGGTCGCAGCAGCTGGCGAGCGGCAAGCCCAGGCGGTGGCGATTACCTTTGATCCACCCCCGGCTCAGGTGCATCGCCCGGATAGCGCGCCCGCCCAGATCATGAGTCTGTCAGACCGGCTAGACATGATGGCCGAGAGCGGCATTGATGCAGTGCTGGTGCTGGCCTATAACCTGGACTTCGCGGCGCAGAGCCCGGAGGAATTCGTGCTCAACACCTTCGTGCGGACCTTACATGCCGCCGAGGTGGTGATTGGCCACGATGTGCGCTTTGGCCGGGACAATTCCGGTGACCTGGCAACCATGCAAGAACTCGGCGAAAAACACGGTTTCCGGGTGCGGGTGATTGAAGAGTTTGGTGCTGATCGTCGCTGTTCCTCGACCTGGGTGCGGGAGGCTTTACAAGTGGGTGACGTCGCCACCGCGGCCACCGTGCTAGGCCGACCTCATCAAATGCGTGGCGAGGTGGTGCACGGCGCTGCTCGCGGGCGTGAGCTTGGTTTTCCGACCGCCAACCTAGCCGCCGATGCTTCCGGCTTCATCCCGGCCGACGGGGTCTACGCGGGATGGCTGATTGACCAGAGTGAGGTGCGCTGGCCGGCCGCCATTTCGGTGGGTAGCAACCCGACCTTCGAGGGCGTCAGTCGCCAAGTGGAAGCCCATGTGCTGGACCGGCCGGCCGAAGCCGTCGAGGACTTCAACCTCTACGGTCAGTTCGTCACCGTGGAGTTCGTCGAGAGGCTGCGTGGCATGGTCGCCTACACCGGCCCGGAAGCCCTGATCGACCAGATGTGCCGAGACGTCGAACAAGCGCGGCAACTGCTAGGCCAAGAGCCCACAGCAACTCAATCCTGA
- a CDS encoding pyridoxal phosphate-dependent aminotransferase: protein MALDAVPPLAQHVLNLPSNQIREITEAAWTRPDSLVLSIGEPGFEVPQHVRQAAIDSLLRDETNYTPNGGIWPLREAFAERLAKQQGVQVDPRRIFVTAGAQQGLHLALSLLLSPGDEILIPNPGYPTFAMTSRLLHAVPIGYPLRDEHAFQPQVADIEALITPRTKVLLLNSPSNPLGAVLSAELTEELVALARKHNLWVVSDECYEAFTFDLPHVSPVQFDTDGRVLLCWTASKTYGLTGIRIGALLTPPGMQVAVSNAVESSFSCVSTPAQYAALAALTGPQDYVAQAKAHYRNNRDVAEAQLRAQGLHFLNAKGAFYLWVDVSHLSNGDVRSWVHGFLASDGVALAPGTAFGSQGEGWARIALCGDTSDLLAGISRIPGP, encoded by the coding sequence ATGGCTTTAGACGCAGTACCGCCCCTGGCTCAACACGTTCTGAACCTACCGAGCAATCAAATCAGGGAAATTACCGAAGCTGCCTGGACTCGCCCAGATTCTCTCGTGCTCAGCATTGGTGAGCCAGGGTTTGAGGTTCCGCAACACGTCCGTCAGGCCGCCATTGACTCGCTGCTGCGAGATGAAACTAATTACACCCCAAACGGCGGCATCTGGCCGCTGCGCGAAGCCTTTGCCGAGCGGCTAGCCAAGCAGCAGGGCGTTCAAGTGGATCCGCGGCGGATCTTCGTCACCGCGGGCGCTCAGCAAGGTCTGCACCTCGCGCTGAGCCTTCTGCTCTCCCCCGGTGATGAAATTCTGATTCCGAACCCCGGCTACCCGACGTTCGCAATGACCAGTAGGCTGCTCCATGCGGTACCGATCGGCTATCCGCTTCGGGACGAACACGCTTTCCAGCCTCAGGTTGCCGATATCGAAGCGCTGATCACGCCAAGGACCAAAGTTCTGCTGCTCAACTCGCCGTCAAACCCTCTTGGGGCAGTGCTGAGCGCCGAGTTGACCGAGGAGTTGGTGGCGCTGGCCCGCAAACACAACCTCTGGGTAGTTTCGGACGAATGCTATGAGGCTTTTACCTTTGATCTGCCGCACGTCAGTCCGGTGCAGTTCGATACCGACGGTCGGGTCTTGCTGTGCTGGACGGCATCGAAGACTTATGGTTTGACCGGGATCCGAATCGGGGCGCTGCTCACCCCGCCGGGTATGCAGGTCGCGGTCTCCAACGCGGTGGAGTCGAGCTTCTCCTGTGTCAGCACTCCGGCGCAGTATGCTGCACTGGCGGCGCTCACCGGCCCTCAAGACTACGTGGCGCAGGCCAAGGCACACTACCGGAACAACCGAGACGTGGCGGAGGCTCAACTACGGGCCCAAGGCTTGCATTTTTTGAACGCCAAGGGAGCGTTTTATCTCTGGGTCGATGTTTCTCACCTCAGCAATGGCGACGTACGTTCCTGGGTCCACGGGTTCTTGGCCAGCGACGGCGTCGCCTTGGCGCCCGGCACGGCCTTCGGCTCGCAAGGCGAGGGCTGGGCGCGGATTGCACTGTGCGGGGATACTTCAGATTTGCTAGCCGGGATTTCTCGGATTCCCGGGCCATAA
- a CDS encoding malate dehydrogenase: MNTPVKVAVTGAAGQIGYSLLFRIASGQLFGPQTPIQLRLLEITPALAALEGVVMELQDGAYPLLDSIEIGDQAERVFDGVNAALLVGARPRGPGMERRDLLEANGAIFSVQGKALNAVAADDVKIVVTGNPANTNALIALSNAPDIPAERFTALTRLDHNRAIAQLAAKLDAPVREISRMTIWGNHSASQYPDIFHARVGLENAAELVDDLTWLETDFIPTVANRGAAIIAARGSSSAASAASATIDHLHDWALGSAADDWVSMAVPSDGSYGVPQGLVSSFPCICRAGEYEIVQGLEINDFSRSRIEASVAELAEEQRAVRALGFLG; encoded by the coding sequence ATGAACACCCCTGTCAAAGTCGCCGTCACCGGGGCAGCCGGTCAGATTGGTTATAGTCTGCTTTTCAGAATTGCCAGCGGCCAGCTCTTCGGCCCACAAACGCCGATACAACTCAGGTTATTAGAAATCACTCCCGCTCTCGCAGCCCTAGAGGGCGTCGTGATGGAGCTTCAGGACGGTGCCTACCCCTTGCTAGATTCGATTGAGATCGGTGATCAAGCCGAGCGGGTGTTCGACGGTGTCAACGCTGCGCTGCTGGTCGGGGCCCGGCCGCGCGGACCGGGGATGGAGCGTCGGGACTTGCTAGAGGCTAACGGGGCCATCTTCTCCGTGCAGGGCAAAGCCCTGAACGCTGTCGCGGCCGATGACGTGAAGATCGTAGTCACCGGCAATCCAGCCAATACCAATGCGCTGATTGCGCTCAGCAATGCCCCCGATATCCCGGCGGAACGGTTCACTGCGTTGACCAGGCTTGATCACAACCGGGCCATCGCCCAACTGGCGGCTAAACTCGATGCCCCGGTGCGAGAAATTAGCCGAATGACCATTTGGGGGAATCACTCAGCCAGTCAATACCCGGATATTTTCCACGCTCGGGTTGGTCTGGAAAATGCTGCAGAACTGGTTGACGATCTGACCTGGTTAGAGACCGATTTCATCCCCACCGTGGCCAACCGTGGCGCAGCTATCATTGCCGCCCGGGGTTCCTCCAGCGCCGCCTCAGCGGCCAGCGCGACGATCGACCACCTGCACGACTGGGCGCTGGGCAGCGCGGCGGATGATTGGGTTTCCATGGCTGTGCCCAGCGACGGCAGTTACGGCGTACCGCAAGGACTGGTGAGTTCCTTCCCTTGCATCTGCCGGGCCGGCGAGTATGAAATTGTGCAGGGCTTAGAAATCAACGATTTCTCTCGCTCTCGTATCGAGGCCTCGGTGGCCGAACTCGCCGAAGAGCAGCGCGCTGTGCGAGCCCTGGGATTCCTCGGCTAA
- the rimP gene encoding ribosome maturation factor RimP encodes MSKPDRSQRLFALLEPLVNEQDLYLEEVTIQHTGDHRIIQVVVDLPENRSGSVALDTIAEVSQLVGAALDDDPEDDGRAYDLEVSSPGVSRPLTELRHWRRALGHIVRVNLFEGDNPTARLVGVEDDGVTIREERIVKKGMKPKILDPVFIEFSKIRRGNVEVEFARLDAVEPYEPAGDESGQKGQD; translated from the coding sequence ATGTCCAAGCCGGATCGGTCGCAGCGGCTTTTTGCGCTGCTTGAACCCCTCGTGAATGAGCAAGACCTCTACCTCGAAGAGGTCACCATCCAGCACACCGGTGATCATCGCATCATCCAAGTAGTAGTCGATCTGCCGGAAAATCGTAGCGGCAGTGTCGCCTTGGACACCATTGCGGAGGTCTCACAGTTAGTGGGGGCTGCTCTCGATGACGACCCGGAAGACGATGGCAGAGCCTACGATTTGGAGGTCTCCTCGCCCGGAGTCAGCCGACCGCTGACCGAGTTAAGGCATTGGCGCCGGGCATTGGGGCACATCGTCAGGGTCAACTTGTTTGAGGGGGACAATCCCACTGCTCGACTCGTTGGTGTGGAGGACGATGGTGTGACGATTCGCGAGGAACGAATCGTCAAAAAGGGGATGAAGCCGAAAATCCTGGATCCGGTGTTCATTGAGTTCTCGAAGATTCGTCGAGGCAATGTTGAGGTGGAATTTGCTCGTTTAGACGCGGTTGAACCGTATGAACCGGCCGGAGACGAATCCGGCCAGAAAGGTCAGGATTGA
- the rbfA gene encoding 30S ribosome-binding factor RbfA: MVDPARAARLAQRIKVIVAEALRKQVKEPGVENITLTEARVTNDLQHATLYYTIFGDEEAKAEATASLEKSRGILRREVGKNLTIRLTPTLEFIADEIPETATHLEELIREAKVRDAELAAQASQATFAGEADPYKKHEEDEEEA; this comes from the coding sequence ATGGTTGATCCGGCACGGGCTGCCCGTTTGGCCCAACGCATTAAGGTGATCGTCGCCGAGGCACTGCGTAAGCAGGTCAAGGAACCAGGCGTGGAAAACATCACGTTGACCGAGGCGCGAGTCACTAACGACCTACAGCACGCAACGCTGTACTACACGATCTTTGGCGACGAAGAAGCGAAAGCGGAAGCTACCGCTTCGTTGGAGAAATCCCGCGGGATCTTGCGCCGTGAGGTGGGTAAGAATTTGACCATTCGGCTCACCCCGACGCTCGAGTTCATCGCCGATGAGATTCCGGAGACGGCAACTCACCTTGAAGAGCTAATCCGCGAAGCCAAGGTGCGCGACGCCGAACTGGCGGCACAGGCTTCGCAGGCAACGTTTGCCGGTGAGGCGGATCCTTATAAAAAGCACGAAGAAGACGAGGAAGAGGCCTAA
- the nusA gene encoding transcription termination factor NusA — translation MDIDMSALRLLEREREIPLDKLIPTIEQALLVAYHKTAGAYERARAELDRKSGHVTIWAAELDDDGSVVGEFDDTPAGFGRIAASTARQIILQRLRDVEDDNVLGEFRGKEGELVSGQIQQGHNPNMVQVNLGTVEAVLPPTEQAPGERYPHGNRLRAYVIDVHRGPKGPSITLSRSHPGLVRKLFELEVPEIADKSVEIVALAREAGHRTKIAVKANQPGINAKGACIGEMGARVRAVMNELNDEKIDIVDFSDDPATFIANSLSPSRVNSVTIVDEAARSARVIVPDYQLSLAIGKEGQNARLAAKLTGWRIDIISDAVAE, via the coding sequence ATGGATATTGACATGAGCGCGCTGCGTTTGCTGGAGCGCGAACGTGAGATTCCGCTGGATAAACTCATCCCGACCATTGAACAGGCGCTTTTGGTCGCCTATCACAAAACGGCGGGAGCCTATGAACGGGCTCGGGCGGAACTGGATCGAAAGAGCGGCCACGTTACCATCTGGGCGGCTGAACTCGATGATGACGGCTCCGTGGTGGGTGAGTTCGACGATACCCCGGCGGGCTTCGGGAGAATCGCTGCCAGCACTGCTCGGCAAATCATTTTGCAGCGCCTACGTGATGTCGAGGACGATAATGTGCTCGGCGAGTTCCGTGGCAAAGAGGGCGAGCTGGTCTCCGGCCAGATCCAACAGGGCCACAACCCGAATATGGTACAGGTCAACCTCGGCACCGTGGAAGCAGTGCTGCCGCCCACCGAACAAGCGCCAGGCGAGCGTTACCCACACGGGAATCGACTGCGTGCCTACGTGATTGACGTGCATCGAGGTCCGAAAGGCCCGTCAATCACGCTTTCGCGTTCCCATCCGGGGCTGGTCCGGAAGCTCTTCGAACTCGAGGTGCCGGAGATCGCCGATAAGTCAGTGGAGATCGTGGCACTCGCCCGAGAAGCCGGGCACCGCACCAAGATCGCGGTGAAGGCTAATCAACCCGGTATTAATGCCAAAGGGGCATGCATCGGTGAGATGGGCGCTCGGGTGCGTGCGGTGATGAATGAATTGAACGATGAGAAGATCGACATCGTCGATTTCAGCGATGATCCGGCGACCTTTATTGCCAATTCGCTCTCGCCATCACGCGTTAACTCGGTGACCATTGTTGATGAGGCCGCCCGCTCGGCTCGGGTGATCGTGCCTGATTACCAGCTTTCGCTGGCGATCGGCAAAGAAGGCCAGAACGCTCGACTAGCGGCCAAGCTGACCGGCTGGCGCATCGACATTATTTCCGATGCCGTCGCCGAGTAA
- a CDS encoding GNAT family N-acetyltransferase — protein sequence MSEQETELSSPQAELQLDPVIPRLSDGVVGLRGIELADAEKIAEICQQAAAQRWLPALPSPYSLEDAQYFVQEVAAPGWQKGERHSFAVVREDENVFLGSIDLHLFRGSTAEIGINIGDQSQGSGVALRAVQLIVDYAFNGLDLRHLYWRAEVPNWASHKLAWKAGFRFEAELRAFADNRGESIDQWLLSLASDEPREPQAAWAGPEKPVG from the coding sequence ATGAGCGAGCAAGAAACAGAGCTGAGTAGTCCGCAAGCTGAGTTGCAACTGGATCCTGTAATTCCGCGGCTGAGCGACGGTGTAGTGGGTTTGCGTGGTATCGAACTGGCAGACGCTGAGAAGATCGCCGAGATTTGTCAGCAAGCAGCTGCTCAGCGTTGGTTGCCAGCGTTGCCGAGCCCTTACTCTTTGGAGGATGCCCAGTATTTTGTTCAGGAAGTAGCGGCTCCTGGGTGGCAGAAAGGCGAAAGGCACAGCTTTGCGGTGGTTAGGGAGGATGAAAACGTCTTCCTTGGCAGCATAGATCTGCATCTTTTTCGCGGCAGTACTGCGGAGATTGGCATCAATATCGGTGACCAAAGCCAAGGCAGCGGTGTTGCGTTGCGCGCGGTTCAGTTGATCGTCGACTACGCCTTCAACGGGCTGGACCTTAGGCATCTCTATTGGCGTGCCGAAGTACCTAATTGGGCAAGCCACAAGCTGGCATGGAAGGCCGGGTTCAGGTTCGAGGCAGAGTTGCGCGCCTTTGCAGATAACCGAGGCGAGTCGATCGATCAGTGGCTGCTCTCGCTAGCGAGTGATGAACCGCGTGAGCCGCAAGCTGCCTGGGCTGGCCCCGAAAAGCCAGTGGGTTAG
- a CDS encoding DUF4345 domain-containing protein: MSEPLVPEDVPEDLPTESSTEAAEAAADPVKTQAAEDLADWKVFRLVVAALGVVIAGFGLFDLFVGVKGLPDAISENNATLESNYRFFAAILVGVGAAFVAIAVKFNWANVLIFVCATIFLGGLARVFSWAVSGLPNFLMILLMILELVIPPVIAVWYLWINRTQKLRASYRGMNTVPKQ; encoded by the coding sequence ATGAGTGAACCCCTAGTGCCAGAGGATGTTCCGGAAGACCTTCCCACCGAGTCTTCTACCGAAGCGGCGGAGGCGGCAGCGGATCCGGTCAAGACTCAAGCGGCTGAAGACCTCGCCGATTGGAAGGTCTTCCGGCTTGTGGTAGCGGCCTTGGGCGTGGTGATTGCTGGCTTCGGGCTCTTTGACCTATTCGTCGGCGTGAAAGGGCTGCCCGACGCGATTAGCGAAAACAACGCGACCCTGGAGAGCAACTACCGCTTCTTCGCTGCCATCCTGGTCGGTGTTGGTGCTGCGTTCGTGGCCATCGCGGTTAAGTTCAATTGGGCGAATGTGCTGATTTTCGTTTGTGCCACGATCTTCCTCGGTGGCTTAGCCCGAGTATTTTCCTGGGCGGTCAGCGGTTTGCCGAATTTCTTGATGATCCTTTTAATGATCCTCGAGCTGGTGATCCCGCCGGTGATTGCGGTCTGGTACCTCTGGATCAACCGCACTCAGAAGCTGCGGGCGAGTTACCGTGGAATGAACACCGTCCCGAAGCAGTAA
- the infB gene encoding translation initiation factor IF-2, translated as MAKARVHELAKELGISSKDAVAKLQELGEFVRSASSTIEAPVVKKLREAFPNAAPAAQQEAPKAPAKPAPKAPAKAAEPVVEPAATEAKAPAAPTPAAQRPAAPAAQRPAAPTAQQNGATPGSGPRPGNNPFATSQGMPRAGAPTEGERSATPSAGPRPGAPAPRPAERAPRPGGSGGPRPGNNPFASSQGMPRAGARPDGERSGGPRPAAGSGGPRPGASAGPRPGGSGGPRPGGGNRPTPGMMPNRTERPAPGARGAGGPGRGGGARPGGAPGGAGAGSGGGAPAGGGFGKGGRGRGGTQGAFGKGGAGRGKQRKSKRAKRQELEQMSAPSLGGVSVPRGDGNTVVRLRRGSSITDFADKIEANPAALVTVLFHLGEMATATQSLDEDTFALLGEELGYKLQVVSPEDEERELLSSFDIDFEAELEAEGDDDLEVRPPVVTVMGHVDHGKTRLLDAIRNSDVMADEHGGITQHIGAYQVHHEHEGEVRKITFIDTPGHEAFTAMRARGAKVTDIAILVVAADDGVMPQTVEALNHAQAAEVPIVVAVNKIDKEGANPEKIRGQLTEYGLVPEEYGGDTMFVDVSARQNLNIDALLEAVMLTADAALDLRANPNKDARGIAIEANLDKGRGSVATVLVQSGTLRVSDTIVAGTAHGRVRAMFDEDGVAVEEAGPSRPVQVLGLSSVPSAGDTFFVTSDERTARQIAEKREAADRNAALAKRRKRISLEDFDQAVADGKVDTLNLILKGDVSGAVEALEDSLLKIDVGEGVQLRVIHRGVGAITQNDVNLATVDNAIIIGFNVKPAERVAELADREGVDMRFYSVIYAAIDDIELALKGMLKPEYEEVQLGTAEIREIFRSSKFGNIAGSIVRSGLIRRNAKARVLRGGNVIGDNLTVDSLKRFKDDATEVRDGFECGIGLGSFNDLQPEDIIETFEMREKPRV; from the coding sequence GTGGCCAAGGCCCGTGTACATGAGCTCGCCAAAGAGCTCGGAATTAGTTCCAAAGACGCAGTTGCCAAACTGCAAGAGTTGGGCGAGTTTGTTCGCTCAGCTTCCTCAACTATTGAAGCGCCGGTAGTCAAAAAGCTTCGCGAAGCATTCCCCAATGCGGCTCCGGCTGCTCAGCAAGAGGCGCCTAAGGCACCCGCGAAGCCGGCCCCTAAGGCGCCTGCGAAGGCTGCCGAGCCGGTTGTAGAACCCGCCGCTACCGAAGCAAAGGCGCCAGCTGCCCCGACGCCGGCCGCGCAACGTCCGGCAGCACCGGCAGCTCAACGCCCAGCGGCTCCGACTGCTCAGCAGAACGGTGCCACACCCGGTTCCGGGCCACGCCCGGGCAATAACCCCTTCGCCACCTCCCAGGGCATGCCGCGTGCGGGTGCCCCCACCGAAGGCGAGCGCTCGGCCACACCGAGCGCCGGTCCGCGTCCAGGTGCTCCGGCACCGCGTCCCGCCGAGCGCGCACCGCGTCCCGGTGGTTCGGGTGGCCCGCGTCCGGGCAATAACCCCTTCGCTTCCTCGCAAGGTATGCCGCGCGCTGGTGCTCGCCCCGACGGTGAGCGTTCCGGTGGTCCGCGTCCTGCTGCAGGCTCTGGCGGTCCCCGTCCGGGTGCCTCGGCCGGTCCGCGCCCTGGCGGTTCTGGTGGCCCTCGCCCCGGTGGCGGCAACCGTCCGACGCCGGGCATGATGCCTAACCGCACCGAGCGTCCGGCTCCGGGTGCCCGCGGTGCCGGTGGCCCAGGCCGCGGCGGCGGAGCTCGTCCAGGCGGCGCTCCAGGTGGCGCAGGTGCTGGTTCCGGTGGCGGTGCTCCCGCTGGCGGTGGCTTCGGCAAGGGCGGTCGCGGTCGCGGCGGTACCCAGGGAGCCTTCGGCAAGGGTGGCGCAGGTCGCGGTAAACAGCGCAAGTCGAAGCGGGCGAAGCGGCAAGAACTCGAGCAGATGAGTGCTCCGTCACTGGGCGGCGTGAGCGTACCCAGGGGCGACGGCAACACTGTGGTGCGGCTGCGTCGTGGCTCTTCGATCACCGATTTTGCCGACAAGATTGAGGCGAACCCCGCAGCATTGGTCACCGTGCTCTTCCACCTGGGCGAGATGGCTACCGCCACCCAGTCCTTGGATGAGGACACCTTCGCTTTGTTGGGTGAAGAGCTCGGTTACAAGCTGCAGGTGGTTTCACCCGAAGACGAAGAGCGCGAATTGCTCTCCAGCTTCGATATTGACTTTGAAGCTGAACTTGAGGCTGAAGGCGACGACGACCTTGAAGTGCGTCCTCCGGTAGTCACCGTGATGGGTCACGTTGACCATGGTAAGACCCGCTTGCTTGACGCTATCCGTAACTCCGATGTGATGGCCGATGAGCACGGTGGCATTACCCAGCACATCGGTGCTTACCAGGTGCACCACGAACACGAAGGTGAAGTTCGCAAGATCACCTTCATCGACACCCCGGGTCACGAGGCGTTCACCGCAATGCGTGCCCGTGGTGCCAAGGTCACCGATATCGCCATCTTGGTGGTTGCGGCTGACGACGGTGTGATGCCTCAGACGGTTGAAGCACTTAACCACGCCCAGGCTGCCGAGGTGCCGATCGTGGTCGCCGTGAACAAGATCGATAAAGAGGGCGCTAACCCGGAGAAGATCCGTGGACAGCTCACCGAATACGGTCTGGTTCCCGAAGAGTACGGTGGCGACACCATGTTCGTCGATGTTTCGGCTCGCCAAAACCTGAACATCGATGCGCTGCTCGAAGCCGTGATGCTGACCGCCGATGCTGCTCTGGATCTGCGCGCCAACCCGAATAAGGACGCTCGTGGTATCGCCATTGAAGCGAACCTGGACAAGGGCCGTGGCTCGGTTGCTACCGTGCTGGTCCAGTCGGGTACTTTGCGGGTCAGTGACACCATCGTGGCCGGTACCGCACATGGCCGTGTTCGGGCGATGTTCGACGAAGACGGCGTGGCAGTCGAGGAAGCTGGTCCTTCGCGGCCAGTTCAGGTCCTTGGCCTGTCCTCAGTGCCAAGCGCAGGCGATACCTTCTTCGTCACCAGTGACGAGCGTACCGCCCGTCAGATTGCCGAGAAGCGCGAAGCAGCCGACCGTAATGCTGCGCTGGCCAAGCGTCGCAAGCGGATCAGCCTGGAAGACTTCGATCAGGCAGTTGCCGATGGCAAGGTTGATACCCTCAACCTGATCCTCAAGGGCGACGTCTCCGGTGCTGTTGAAGCGCTGGAAGATTCCTTGCTCAAGATCGACGTCGGCGAAGGTGTGCAGCTGCGGGTTATCCACCGCGGTGTTGGTGCGATCACCCAGAACGACGTCAACCTGGCGACCGTGGACAACGCGATCATCATTGGCTTCAACGTCAAGCCTGCCGAGCGAGTGGCCGAATTGGCCGACCGCGAAGGCGTCGATATGCGTTTCTACTCGGTCATCTATGCGGCGATCGACGACATCGAGCTGGCTCTCAAGGGCATGCTCAAGCCGGAATACGAAGAGGTTCAGTTGGGTACCGCGGAAATCCGCGAGATCTTCCGTTCCTCGAAGTTCGGCAATATCGCTGGCTCGATTGTGCGTAGCGGCCTGATCCGACGCAATGCCAAGGCCCGGGTACTCCGTGGCGGCAATGTGATCGGAGACAACCTCACGGTTGACTCGCTGAAGCGCTTCAAGGACGATGCCACCGAAGTCCGTGACGGCTTCGAGTGTGGTATCGGCCTAGGCTCCTTCAACGATCTGCAGCCCGAGGACATCATCGAGACCTTCGAGATGCGCGAAAAGCCGCGAGTCTAA